The Triticum aestivum cultivar Chinese Spring chromosome 3A, IWGSC CS RefSeq v2.1, whole genome shotgun sequence genome includes a region encoding these proteins:
- the LOC123057499 gene encoding fatty acyl-CoA reductase 1, producing the protein MIGEMDADSVVGYFRGKSILITGSTGFLGKVLVEKILRVQPDVKKLYLLIRAPDAESAKLRIQTEIIGREIFHVLKEKHGVRFNNFIEEKICPLVGDIIYENFGLDSAQLGELSKDVDVIVNGAATTNFFERYDVAFDVNVLGVKHICAFATKCPKLKMLLHVSTAYVAGEQEGIIPEKPILMGETIKVGTHLEIESELNLIKVTMQELKASCSTEKAGRKTMKELGLKRARHFGWPNTYVFTKAMGEMMMGLLPMDFPVVIIRPSIITSALKEPLPGWMEGIKTIDSVVIGYAKQTLPFFLVDLDLIMDVIPGDMVVNAMMVAMVAHSEDQQVQIIYHVTSSLRNPAPYAILWKSLFRYFSDNPPCTGRNGEHVRLKKMRFFSSIMWFRLYMAFKYMLPLEMLRLVNIALCGVFSRVYNELSRKFRFMMQLSELYAPYTLFKGCFDDMNLDKLRMAMKKDNQNNNGAYYFDFDPKYIDWEDYFYSVHIPGVLKYTRD; encoded by the exons ATGATCGGTGAAATGGATGCGGACAGTGTTGTAGGATATTTCAGGGGCAAGAGTATCCTCATCACTGGTTCAACTGGCTTCCTAGGCAAAG TGCTCGTAGAGAAGATACTGAGGGTTCAGCCTGATGTGAAGAAGCTCTACCTCTTGATTCGGGCCCCTGATGCTGAATCCGCGAAGCTTCGGATTCAGACTGAG ATCATAGGTCGGGAGATCTTTCATGTGCTAAAAGAAAAACATGGTGTGCGGTTCAATAATTTCATTGAGGAAAAGATATGTCCGTTGGTGGGAGATATCATTTATGAAAACTTTGGACTAGACAGTGCCCAGCTAGGGGAATTGTCCAAGGACGTAGATGTCATCGTCAACGGAGCTGCGACTACAAATTTCTTTGAAAG ATATGATGTGGCTTTCGATGTGAATGTCTTGGGTGTGAAGCACATCTGCGCATTTGCAACAAAATGTCCTAAGCTCAAGATGTTGCTTCATGTTTCAACAG CCTATGTAGCTGGTGAGCAAGAGGGGATAATACCAGAGAAGCCGATTTTGATGGGTGAGACCATAAAGGTGGGCACACATCTAGAGATCGAATCGGAGTTAAATTTAATCAAAGTGACCATGCAAGAACTAAAAGCTAGTTGTTCCACGGAGAAGGCTGGGAGGAAAACTATGAAGGAGCTTGGCCTCAAGAG GGCTCGACACTTCGGGTGGCCGAACACCTACGTATTCACCAAGGCaatgggggagatgatgatgggGCTCCTACCAATGGACTTTCCAGTTGTCATCATCCGCCCAAGCATTATAACCAGTGCCCTCAAGGAGCCATTGCCTGGATGGATGGAAGGAATCAA GACAATCGACTCAGTGGTCATCGGATACGCCAAGCAGACCTTGCCCTTCTTCCTAGTCGACCTAGATTTAATAATGGATGTG ATTCCAGGGGACATGGTGGTGAATGCTATGATGGTTGCCATGGTAGCACACTCAGAGGATCAGCAGGTGCAAATCATCTACCATGTAACATCGTCGCTGCGGAACCCAGCACCTTACGCCATCCTTTGGAAGTCTCTCTTTCGGTACTTCAGTGACAACCCCCCATGCACGGGAAGGAATGGTGAGCATGTTCGGCTGAAGAAGATGCGGTTCTTCAGCTCTATCATGTGGTTCAGGCTGTACATGGCCTTCAAGTACATGCTTCCCCTCGAG ATGCTTCGCCTAGTGAACATTGCACTTTGTGGTGTTTTCTCACGGGTATACAACGAACTCAGCAGAAAATTCCGATTCATGATGCAGTTGAGCGAATTATATGCACCATACACTTTGTTCAAAGGGTG CTTTGATGACATGAACTTGGATAAACTAAGGATGGCGATGAAAAAGGACAATCAAAATAACAATGGGGCCTATTACTTTGATTTTGATCCCAAGTACATTGACTGGGAAGATTATTTCTACAGTGTTCACATCCCTGGTGTGCTCAAATATACGCGTGATTGA